The following are encoded in a window of Methanobrevibacter ruminantium M1 genomic DNA:
- a CDS encoding helix-turn-helix domain-containing protein — translation MEENKKFAQKVKDIRERQQMSIEELAEKSGVKLEVLQAMENGEIIPSLTPLTKMAKALGVRLGTFLDDTEQLGPVVVRDGKMENTLYFSGREDVANATNLEFHSLGAGKHDRHMDPFMIDIDHDDEYELSSHEGEEFIYVMEGEIEVVYGQDSITLSKGDSIYYDSVVPHHLHAKAEKAKILAVLYTPF, via the coding sequence ATGGAAGAAAATAAAAAATTCGCTCAAAAGGTAAAAGACATTAGAGAAAGACAACAAATGAGTATTGAAGAACTTGCAGAAAAAAGCGGCGTAAAGCTTGAAGTGCTTCAGGCTATGGAAAACGGTGAAATCATTCCTTCACTCACTCCTCTTACAAAGATGGCAAAGGCCCTTGGAGTAAGGCTTGGAACCTTCCTTGACGATACCGAACAGCTCGGACCTGTAGTTGTAAGGGACGGCAAGATGGAAAACACCTTATACTTCTCAGGAAGGGAAGACGTCGCAAATGCAACAAATCTTGAATTCCACTCATTAGGTGCAGGCAAGCATGACAGGCATATGGATCCGTTCATGATTGACATAGACCATGACGACGAATATGAATTGTCCTCCCACGAAGGTGAAGAGTTCATCTATGTTATGGAAGGAGAGATTGAAGTGGTATATGGCCAAGACAGCATTACATTATCCAAAGGAGACAGCATATACTATGATTCAGTAGTTCCTCATCATTTACATGCAAAGGCTGAAAAGGCTAAAATATTGGCTGTTTTATACACTCCATTCTAG
- a CDS encoding AMP-binding protein, producing MSELFTELPIGKFFEMQVEKQPDHEFMVYPDRNLRFTYEQFNERVDNLAKGMLSIGIEPGDRVGIWAKNVPEWLTFMFATAKIGAAIVTINTAYQSHELEYVLKQSEMKAIAMTDGFRDTSYFDIIYGLVPEIKERERGNLKSEEFPYLEYIIHVGQEKHRGMYNTNELLLLGMNYDNDKYQEIKDAVTQYDVINMQYTSGTEGFPKGVMLTSRNILNDGYYIGENMNYTEKDRLLLQVPLFHCFGTVLGVMAVITHGSTMVVLEEYDPLLAISPIQKEKCTSVYGVPTMFIGMMNHPMFDMFDMSSLRTGIMAGSTCPVETMKDAINKMNMKEITSVYGLTEAGPGFTQTNAADSFEKKISTVGRKFPNIEVKIVDPETGEELGPGETGEIMCRGFNVMKGYYNMPEKTAETIEPDGWLHSGDLATVDEDGYYSIVGRIKDMIIRGGENIYPREIEEYLFTHECVQDVQVAGIPDEKYGEIVGAFIIKEPGYDDITEADIRDFCIGSIARYKVPKYVFFVDEFPLTTSGKIQKYKLGDIGLKLLEERRERGEL from the coding sequence ATGAGTGAACTATTTACAGAGCTTCCAATTGGAAAGTTCTTTGAAATGCAAGTGGAAAAGCAACCGGATCACGAATTTATGGTTTATCCAGACAGAAATCTCAGATTTACATATGAACAATTTAACGAAAGGGTGGACAACCTTGCAAAAGGCATGCTCTCAATAGGCATAGAACCGGGAGACCGTGTAGGAATATGGGCAAAGAACGTCCCTGAATGGCTTACATTCATGTTTGCAACAGCTAAGATAGGTGCTGCAATCGTAACCATCAACACTGCATACCAGTCCCACGAGCTTGAATATGTCCTAAAGCAATCTGAAATGAAAGCGATTGCAATGACTGACGGATTCAGAGACACAAGCTATTTCGATATCATCTATGGCCTTGTCCCTGAAATAAAGGAAAGGGAAAGGGGAAACCTTAAAAGCGAAGAGTTCCCTTATCTTGAATACATTATCCATGTAGGTCAGGAAAAGCATAGGGGAATGTACAACACCAATGAACTTTTATTACTTGGAATGAACTATGACAATGATAAGTATCAAGAGATAAAGGATGCAGTTACCCAATATGACGTTATCAACATGCAATATACAAGCGGAACCGAAGGATTCCCTAAAGGAGTAATGCTTACAAGCAGAAACATCCTAAACGACGGCTATTACATTGGAGAAAATATGAACTATACCGAAAAGGACAGGCTTCTCCTCCAGGTACCTCTTTTCCACTGTTTCGGAACCGTGCTTGGGGTAATGGCTGTAATCACCCATGGCTCAACCATGGTTGTCCTTGAGGAATACGACCCTCTCCTTGCAATATCCCCCATCCAAAAGGAGAAATGCACATCAGTCTATGGAGTTCCTACAATGTTTATCGGAATGATGAACCATCCTATGTTTGACATGTTTGACATGTCCTCACTTAGAACAGGAATCATGGCAGGCTCAACATGCCCAGTTGAAACCATGAAAGATGCAATCAACAAGATGAACATGAAGGAAATCACAAGCGTATACGGCCTTACAGAGGCAGGTCCTGGATTTACCCAAACAAATGCTGCAGACTCATTTGAAAAGAAAATCAGCACAGTGGGAAGAAAATTCCCTAATATTGAGGTAAAGATTGTAGACCCTGAAACCGGAGAGGAGCTTGGCCCTGGCGAAACCGGAGAGATTATGTGCAGAGGATTCAATGTAATGAAAGGATACTACAACATGCCGGAAAAGACTGCTGAAACAATCGAGCCAGACGGATGGCTACACTCTGGAGACCTTGCTACAGTGGATGAGGATGGATACTACTCAATTGTAGGAAGAATCAAGGATATGATCATCAGAGGGGGGGAAAACATATACCCAAGAGAGATAGAGGAATATCTATTCACCCACGAATGCGTTCAGGATGTTCAGGTGGCAGGTATCCCTGATGAAAAATACGGAGAGATTGTAGGAGCTTTCATAATAAAAGAGCCTGGATACGATGACATTACCGAAGCAGACATAAGAGACTTCTGCATAGGCAGCATCGCAAGATATAAGGTTCCTAAATATGTCTTCTTTGTTGATGAGTTCCCACTTACAACAAGTGGTAAGATTCAAAAATACAAGTTAGGAGACATTGGATTAAAACTCCTGGAAGAGAGAAGAGAAAGAGGAGAATTATAA
- a CDS encoding PfkB family carbohydrate kinase produces the protein MTLVLIGPACEDLIIIGNEKSSRIGGASYFQSFVYEEFYDDYIAIVNAQNTDLINEFPDMSKTELILKDDTHYFINEYPDKDNRDIRKQSTNFADIPILADDLKAIFNNLGLNEDNIDAFVINPLNSNDIPLETLEYLNSFNLPIFISLQGFLRFKDKDNSMVLKSYEDLDYIFNIAEAIFLDEKELKIVSDEDKSDSKIEIQDIGFDEKTNTIFIITNGSKGSRITDFKGINIKIDSVKCDNIVDATGCGDSYMAAFISNLLNGNDLKDSGDFASLIASKKLEFFGPYRTD, from the coding sequence ATGACACTTGTTTTGATAGGTCCTGCATGTGAGGATTTGATTATAATAGGCAATGAGAAGAGCTCTAGGATAGGAGGTGCAAGCTATTTTCAAAGCTTTGTCTATGAGGAGTTTTATGATGACTACATTGCTATTGTAAATGCTCAAAACACTGATTTGATTAATGAATTTCCAGATATGTCTAAAACAGAACTCATTTTAAAGGACGATACCCATTATTTTATCAATGAATATCCAGATAAGGACAATCGAGATATTAGAAAGCAATCCACTAATTTTGCAGACATTCCAATTCTGGCTGATGATTTAAAAGCTATTTTTAACAATTTGGGATTGAATGAGGATAATATCGATGCCTTTGTCATAAATCCTTTAAACAGCAATGACATTCCTTTAGAAACTCTAGAGTATTTAAACAGTTTTAATTTGCCTATATTTATATCCCTTCAGGGATTTTTGAGATTCAAGGATAAAGATAATTCCATGGTTTTAAAGTCATATGAAGATTTGGATTATATTTTTAATATTGCTGAAGCGATCTTTTTAGATGAAAAGGAATTAAAGATTGTCAGTGATGAAGATAAGTCTGATTCTAAAATTGAAATTCAAGACATTGGTTTTGATGAAAAAACCAACACTATTTTTATCATTACAAACGGAAGCAAAGGGTCAAGAATCACTGATTTTAAGGGCATAAACATAAAGATAGATTCAGTGAAATGTGATAATATAGTGGATGCCACTGGCTGTGGAGATAGTTATATGGCTGCATTTATTTCTAATCTTCTAAATGGAAATGATTTAAAGGACTCTGGTGATTTTGCATCATTGATTGCAAGTAAAAAATTAGAATTCTTTGGTCCTTATAGAACAGATTAA
- a CDS encoding YgjV family protein: MNILNLPLNILIGNGISFFASIALILSCVVNDKREAYKYQVIEALILTVSSAFFLSWTGILTMLIAAARNYLVMNERLSSRLAIIFIIITLIICPLINTMGLIGLLPMIGIIQLTICNYYLKTIKWIKVAFIVNVLIYAVYFIGIYDLVSCATQVITAIIGFISLVKLIKDEKEGNIDSQPNN, encoded by the coding sequence ATGAACATCTTAAATCTGCCACTTAATATCCTCATAGGAAATGGAATCTCATTCTTTGCCTCAATTGCACTTATCCTAAGCTGTGTAGTCAATGACAAGAGAGAGGCCTATAAATATCAGGTCATTGAAGCCCTTATCCTAACGGTTTCATCAGCCTTCTTCCTCTCATGGACTGGCATACTTACAATGCTCATTGCAGCGGCAAGAAACTATCTTGTCATGAATGAGAGATTAAGCTCCAGATTGGCCATAATCTTTATCATAATAACACTGATCATATGTCCCCTAATTAATACAATGGGCCTTATCGGACTTCTTCCTATGATTGGAATAATACAGCTTACAATCTGCAACTATTATCTTAAGACAATCAAATGGATAAAGGTGGCATTCATTGTAAATGTATTGATATATGCTGTTTACTTCATTGGAATCTATGACCTTGTATCATGTGCAACCCAAGTGATTACAGCAATAATCGGATTCATATCTTTAGTAAAGCTAATCAAGGATGAAAAAGAGGGCAATATAGACTCTCAGCCCAATAATTAA
- a CDS encoding 2TM domain-containing protein, giving the protein MSDDELYRRAERKVDEKIGFYKHLYSYIGVNILLFAINAITSFGKWWFYWVTIFWGIGIVIHFLKTFVLTGKLEDNREEMIQKEMEKMKK; this is encoded by the coding sequence ATGTCTGATGATGAATTATATAGAAGAGCTGAAAGAAAAGTGGATGAAAAAATTGGATTTTATAAGCATTTATATAGCTATATTGGTGTAAACATACTTCTTTTTGCCATAAATGCAATCACATCCTTCGGCAAATGGTGGTTCTATTGGGTAACTATCTTTTGGGGAATAGGCATTGTAATTCACTTTTTAAAAACATTTGTCTTGACTGGAAAACTTGAAGACAACCGAGAGGAAATGATTCAAAAGGAAATGGAAAAGATGAAAAAATAA